The Neomonachus schauinslandi chromosome 11, ASM220157v2, whole genome shotgun sequence genome contains a region encoding:
- the PKP3 gene encoding plakophilin-3 isoform X1 — MEPRTPWPAAVASGISHGAGSIQTTSTPEAGVCSLALPSDLQLDRRGAEGPDAEQLRAARVQEQVRARLLQLGQQARHNGAAEPEGATEAARGTSRGQHHTLQPGFSSRSQGLGGDNTSTFRHIAKPTYSPASWSSCSAVDLSSSRRLSSAHNGGSTFGVAGYGGAQPTVPMPTRPLSFHERAGVGSRLDYDTLSLRSLRLGAGGLDDCYSVVSEQLEPPAASAYRAFAYERQASSSRAGGLGWPEATEGPPSRTIRAPAMRTLQRFQGSHRSRVGAGAVPGGVLEPVARAPSVRSLSLSLADASHLPDVRGLDSYGGHRTLQRLSSGFDDIDLPLAVKYLMASDPNLQVLGAAHIQHKCYSDAGAKKQARSLQAVPRLVKLFNHANQEVQRHATGAMRNLIYDNADNKLALVEESGIFELLRTLREQDDELRKNVTGILWNLSSSDHLKDRLARDTLEQLTDLVLSPLSGAGGPPLIQQNASEAEIFYNATGFLRNLSSASQATRQKMRECHGLVDALVTYINHALDVGKCEDKSVENAVCVLRNLSYRLYDEMPPSALQRLEGRGRRDMAGAPSSEVVGCFTPQSRRLRELPLTADTLTFAEVSKDPKGLEWLWSPQIVGLYNRLLQRCELNPHTTEAAAGALQNITAGDRRWAGVLSRLALGQERILNPLLDRVRTADHHQLRSLTGLIRNLSRNARNKDEMSTKVVSHLIEKLPGSVGEKSPPADVLVNIIAVLNNLVVTSPIAARDLLYFDGLRKLVFIKKKRDSPDSEKSSRAASSLLANLWQYGKLHRDFRAKGYRKEDFLGP, encoded by the exons atggagcccaggacccCTTGGCCTGCAGCAGTGGCCTCCGGGATAAGCCATGGGGCTGGCAGTATCCAGACCACCAGCACG CCTGAGGCCGGTGTGTGCTCCCTGGCGCTGCCCTCCGACCTGCAGCTGGACCGGCGGGGCGCAGAGGGGCCGGACGCCGAGCAGCTGCGGGCAGCCCGCGTCCAGGAACAGGTCCGCGCCCGCCTCCTGCAGCTAGGCCAGCAGGCTCGGCACAACGGGGCAGCTGAGCCTGAGGGGGCCACCGAGGCAGCCAGAG GCACATCCCGCGGTCAGCACCACACCCTGCAGCCTGGCTTCAGTTCCCGCTCCCAGGGCCTCGGTGGGGACAACACCTCT ACCTTCCGGCACATTGCCAAGCCCACCTACAGCCCTGCCTCCTGGTCTTCTTGCTCAGCTGTGGACCTGAGCTCCAGTCGGAGGCTGAGCTCTGCCCACAATGGGGGCAGCACCTTTGGGGTTGCAGGGTATGGGGGAGCCCAGCCCACTGTACCCATGCCTACCCGGCCCCTATCCTTCCACGAACGCGCTGGGGTGGGGAGCCGGCTGGACTATGACACCTTGTCCCTGCGCTCgctgaggctgggggctggaggcctGGACGACTGCTACAGCGTGGTGTCCGAGCAGCTGGAGCCCCCAGCTGCCTCCGCCTACAGGGCCTTCGCCTATGAGCGCCAGGCCAGCTCCAGTCGGGCAGGGGGCCTGGGCTGGCCGGAGGCTACCGAGGGGCCGCCCAGCCGGACCATCCGTGCACCAGCCATGCGCACCCTCCAGCGATTCCAGGGCAGCCATCGCAGCCGCGTCGGGGCCGGGGCGGTGCCGGGGGGTGTCCTGGAGCCTGTGGCCCGAGCACCGTCTGTGCGCAGCCTCAGCCTGAGCCTGGCCGACGCCAGCCACCTGCCGGATGTGCGTGGACTAGACAGCTACGGCGGCCACCGCACTCTGCAGAGGCTCAGCAGCGG GTTTGATGACATTGACCTGCCCTTGGCAGTCAAGTACCTCATGGCCTCAGACCCCAACCTGCAGGTGCTGGGAGCAGCCCACATCCAGCACAAGTGCTACAGTGACGCTGGAGCCAAGAAGCAG GCCCGCAGCCTGCAGGCTGTGCCCAGGCTGGTGAAGCTCTTCAACCACGCCAACCAGGAGGTGCAGCGCCATGCCACGGGCGCGATGCGCAACCTCATCTACGACAACGCAGACAACAAGCTGGCCCTGGTGGAGGAGAGCGGCATCTTCGAGCTGCTGCGGACGCTGCGTGAGCAAGACGACGAGCTGCGCAAGAACGTCACAG ggaTCCTATGGAACCTGTCCTCCAGCGACCATCTGAAGGACCGCCTGGCCCGAGACACACTGGAGCAGCTCACGGACCTGGTTCTGAGCCCCCTCTCTGGGGCGGGGGGACCACCCCTCATCCAGCAGAATGCCTCCGAGGCTGAAATCTTCTATAATGCCACGGGGTTCCTCAG GAACCTCAGCTCAGCTTCCCAGGCCACTCGCCAGAAGATGCGTGAGTGCCACGGGCTGGTGGATGCCCTGGTCACCTATATCAACCATGCCCTGGACGTGGGCAAGTGCGAGGACAAG AGCGTGGAGAATGCTGTGTGCGTGCTGAGGAACCTGTCCTACCGCCTGTATGACGAGATGCCGCCATCAGCCCTACAGCGGCTCGAGGGCAGGGGCCGCAGGGACATGGCTGGGGCGCCATCCAGCGAGGTGGTGGGCTGCTTCACGCCTCAGAGCCGGCGGCTTCGAGAG ctgcccctcacgGCCGACACGCTCACCTTCGCCGAGGTGTCTAAGGACCCCAAGGGTCTCGAGTGGCTGTGGAGCCCACAGATCGTGGGGCTGTACAATCGGCTGCTGCAGCGCTGTGAGCTCAACCCACACACAACTGAGGCGGCCGCTGGGGCGCTGCAGAACATCACCGCGGGCGACCGCAGG TGGGCGGGCGTGCTGAGCCGCCTGGCTCTGGGGCAGGAGCGTATCCTGAACCCGCTGCTGGACCGGGTTCGGACCGCTGACCACCACCAGCTGCGCTCACTGACTGGCCTCATCCGAAACCTGTCTCGGAATGCCAGGAACAAGGATGAGATGT CCACCAAGGTGGTGAGTCACCTGATTGAGAAGCTTCCCGGCAGCGTGGGTGAGAAGTCTCCCCCAGCCGATGTGCTGGTCAACATCATCGCCGTGCTCAACAACCTGGTGGTGACCAGTCCCATTGCCGCCCGAGACTTGCTCTACTTTGACGGGCTCCGAAAGCTGGTCTTCATCAAGAAGAAGCGGGACAG TCCCGACAGTGAGAAGTCCTCCCGAGCAGCCTCCAGCCTCTTGGCCAATCTGTGGCAGTACGGCAAGCTTCACCGAGACTTCCGGGCG AAGGGCTATCGAAAGGAGGACTTCCTGGGCCCATAG
- the PKP3 gene encoding plakophilin-3 isoform X2, producing the protein MEPLAHFSGTSRGQHHTLQPGFSSRSQGLGGDNTSTFRHIAKPTYSPASWSSCSAVDLSSSRRLSSAHNGGSTFGVAGYGGAQPTVPMPTRPLSFHERAGVGSRLDYDTLSLRSLRLGAGGLDDCYSVVSEQLEPPAASAYRAFAYERQASSSRAGGLGWPEATEGPPSRTIRAPAMRTLQRFQGSHRSRVGAGAVPGGVLEPVARAPSVRSLSLSLADASHLPDVRGLDSYGGHRTLQRLSSGFDDIDLPLAVKYLMASDPNLQVLGAAHIQHKCYSDAGAKKQARSLQAVPRLVKLFNHANQEVQRHATGAMRNLIYDNADNKLALVEESGIFELLRTLREQDDELRKNVTGILWNLSSSDHLKDRLARDTLEQLTDLVLSPLSGAGGPPLIQQNASEAEIFYNATGFLRNLSSASQATRQKMRECHGLVDALVTYINHALDVGKCEDKSVENAVCVLRNLSYRLYDEMPPSALQRLEGRGRRDMAGAPSSEVVGCFTPQSRRLRELPLTADTLTFAEVSKDPKGLEWLWSPQIVGLYNRLLQRCELNPHTTEAAAGALQNITAGDRRWAGVLSRLALGQERILNPLLDRVRTADHHQLRSLTGLIRNLSRNARNKDEMSTKVVSHLIEKLPGSVGEKSPPADVLVNIIAVLNNLVVTSPIAARDLLYFDGLRKLVFIKKKRDSPDSEKSSRAASSLLANLWQYGKLHRDFRAKGYRKEDFLGP; encoded by the exons ATGGAGCCCCTGGCACATTTCTCAG GCACATCCCGCGGTCAGCACCACACCCTGCAGCCTGGCTTCAGTTCCCGCTCCCAGGGCCTCGGTGGGGACAACACCTCT ACCTTCCGGCACATTGCCAAGCCCACCTACAGCCCTGCCTCCTGGTCTTCTTGCTCAGCTGTGGACCTGAGCTCCAGTCGGAGGCTGAGCTCTGCCCACAATGGGGGCAGCACCTTTGGGGTTGCAGGGTATGGGGGAGCCCAGCCCACTGTACCCATGCCTACCCGGCCCCTATCCTTCCACGAACGCGCTGGGGTGGGGAGCCGGCTGGACTATGACACCTTGTCCCTGCGCTCgctgaggctgggggctggaggcctGGACGACTGCTACAGCGTGGTGTCCGAGCAGCTGGAGCCCCCAGCTGCCTCCGCCTACAGGGCCTTCGCCTATGAGCGCCAGGCCAGCTCCAGTCGGGCAGGGGGCCTGGGCTGGCCGGAGGCTACCGAGGGGCCGCCCAGCCGGACCATCCGTGCACCAGCCATGCGCACCCTCCAGCGATTCCAGGGCAGCCATCGCAGCCGCGTCGGGGCCGGGGCGGTGCCGGGGGGTGTCCTGGAGCCTGTGGCCCGAGCACCGTCTGTGCGCAGCCTCAGCCTGAGCCTGGCCGACGCCAGCCACCTGCCGGATGTGCGTGGACTAGACAGCTACGGCGGCCACCGCACTCTGCAGAGGCTCAGCAGCGG GTTTGATGACATTGACCTGCCCTTGGCAGTCAAGTACCTCATGGCCTCAGACCCCAACCTGCAGGTGCTGGGAGCAGCCCACATCCAGCACAAGTGCTACAGTGACGCTGGAGCCAAGAAGCAG GCCCGCAGCCTGCAGGCTGTGCCCAGGCTGGTGAAGCTCTTCAACCACGCCAACCAGGAGGTGCAGCGCCATGCCACGGGCGCGATGCGCAACCTCATCTACGACAACGCAGACAACAAGCTGGCCCTGGTGGAGGAGAGCGGCATCTTCGAGCTGCTGCGGACGCTGCGTGAGCAAGACGACGAGCTGCGCAAGAACGTCACAG ggaTCCTATGGAACCTGTCCTCCAGCGACCATCTGAAGGACCGCCTGGCCCGAGACACACTGGAGCAGCTCACGGACCTGGTTCTGAGCCCCCTCTCTGGGGCGGGGGGACCACCCCTCATCCAGCAGAATGCCTCCGAGGCTGAAATCTTCTATAATGCCACGGGGTTCCTCAG GAACCTCAGCTCAGCTTCCCAGGCCACTCGCCAGAAGATGCGTGAGTGCCACGGGCTGGTGGATGCCCTGGTCACCTATATCAACCATGCCCTGGACGTGGGCAAGTGCGAGGACAAG AGCGTGGAGAATGCTGTGTGCGTGCTGAGGAACCTGTCCTACCGCCTGTATGACGAGATGCCGCCATCAGCCCTACAGCGGCTCGAGGGCAGGGGCCGCAGGGACATGGCTGGGGCGCCATCCAGCGAGGTGGTGGGCTGCTTCACGCCTCAGAGCCGGCGGCTTCGAGAG ctgcccctcacgGCCGACACGCTCACCTTCGCCGAGGTGTCTAAGGACCCCAAGGGTCTCGAGTGGCTGTGGAGCCCACAGATCGTGGGGCTGTACAATCGGCTGCTGCAGCGCTGTGAGCTCAACCCACACACAACTGAGGCGGCCGCTGGGGCGCTGCAGAACATCACCGCGGGCGACCGCAGG TGGGCGGGCGTGCTGAGCCGCCTGGCTCTGGGGCAGGAGCGTATCCTGAACCCGCTGCTGGACCGGGTTCGGACCGCTGACCACCACCAGCTGCGCTCACTGACTGGCCTCATCCGAAACCTGTCTCGGAATGCCAGGAACAAGGATGAGATGT CCACCAAGGTGGTGAGTCACCTGATTGAGAAGCTTCCCGGCAGCGTGGGTGAGAAGTCTCCCCCAGCCGATGTGCTGGTCAACATCATCGCCGTGCTCAACAACCTGGTGGTGACCAGTCCCATTGCCGCCCGAGACTTGCTCTACTTTGACGGGCTCCGAAAGCTGGTCTTCATCAAGAAGAAGCGGGACAG TCCCGACAGTGAGAAGTCCTCCCGAGCAGCCTCCAGCCTCTTGGCCAATCTGTGGCAGTACGGCAAGCTTCACCGAGACTTCCGGGCG AAGGGCTATCGAAAGGAGGACTTCCTGGGCCCATAG